The segment AGAACCCGCCTAATGTGAATAAGAAAATAAAGGCAAGTGCAAAGAGCATGGGAGTTTCAAAAGAAAGAGAGCCTCGATACATGGTTGCTGCCCAGTTAAATACTTTTACACCTGTTGGTACAGCAATGAGCATAGTCGCATACATAAAGAATAATTCACCTGCCAAAGGCATACCAACGGTGAACATATGATGGGCCCATACTGTAAAGGAAAGTAATGCAATAGCACATGTTGCATAGACCATTGAAGCATAACCGAATAAAGGTTTTCGACTGAAGGTTGGTAATATTTGAGAAATAATACCAAAAGCAGGCAAAATCATAATATATACTTCTGGGTGACCAAAGAACCAGAAAATATGTTGGAACATGATGGGATCACCACCACCGCCTGCACTGAAGAAACTGGTGCCAAAATGCCTGTCGGTTAACATCATGGTCACAGCGCCGGCTAATACTGGCATAACGGCAATGAGCAAGAAAGCCGTAATTAACCAAGTCCAGCAGAAAATAGGCATTTTCATGAGTGTCATACCTGGTGCACGCATATTTAAAATGGTAGCAATAACATTAATCGCACCCATGATCGATGAAATACCCATCATATGTATAGCAAAGATAAAGAAATCGGTACTGGGAGGGCCGTATTCTGTTGATAAGGGCGCATAAAAAGTCCAACCAAAATTGGGGGCAGAACCTTCCATAAATAAAGTGCTGAGTAACATGCTGAAAGCAAAAGGCAGAATCCAAAAGCTCCAGTTGTTTAAGCGTGGGAGCGCCATATCTGGGGCACCTAACATGATGGGGAGTAGCCAATTTGCCAAACCTACAAAAGCGGGCATGATGGCACCGAATACCATGATTAAACCATGCAAAGTGGTAAGCTGATTAAAAAATTCAGGATTTACCAATTGCATACCGGGTTTAAAAAGCTCCATCCGAATCAATAAAGCAAGTACACCACCAATTAAGAAGCTTGCAAAACTGAGCCACAAATAGAGTGTACCGATGTCTTTATGATTTGTTGTTAAAACCCATCGCATTAGGCCTTTTCGGGGGCCATGATGATGATCATGATCATCTTTAGTATGTAGGTGGGATGCCGTGCTCGCACTCATCGTCGTTCCTTCTCTTTAATGCTAATTAATATGCAATCGCAAGACTATGTGCATTGCTCCCTCTTTGTTTAAAAGTTGGGGCAATGCACGTAAAATTCATCTGAGAATTTGACCTTAGCCTTTTTGTCTTTGTTCTTTGACTTCCTGTGGTTGAACCATTTCTTTGGTTTCGTGTCCCCAGGCATTACGTTCATAGGTAATGATGGCAGCAATTTGCACATCTGATAATTGCTCGCCAAATGCAGGCATTGCATTTTTACCATAAAGAACGTTTCTAATATGGTGTATCCGCTGATCTTTTGTTCTAACAATCGGACTATCCACCAGCGATGGGAAGGTGGGGGGAAGACCTTTACCACTGGCTTGGTGGCACATTGCACAAACCATGTTGTATTCCTTTTCACCTTTGACCATTAATTCGTCATAACTCCATTCTTTATCTTCATCTGCAGATGCTGCGGCTTGTTTTTGCTTTTGTTCTTCAAGCCATTTGACATATTCATCATAAGGTTTGGCTTCTACCACAATAGGCATGTAACCATGCTTTGCGCCACATAGTTCGGCGCATTGCCCTCTGTAAATACCCGGTTTATCAACATCAATTTGAGTCCAAATTTGTCTGATAAAACCTGGAATAGCATCTTTTTTTACCCCAAAGGCAGGAACCCACCAAGAGTGAATCACATCTTTAGAGCCAATGAGGAAACGAATTTTTTTACCAACTGGGACAACTAAATGATTATCTACCTCTAACAAATAGTGCTCGCCCTTCGGTACGAGGTTATATACTTGATCATCGGGGGTCGTTAATCGGCTAAAGAAACTAATATCTTCGTCTAGATAATCATAGTGCCAATACCAGCGGTAGCCTGTCACTTTAATGGTAAGATCAGAGTCAGACACATCTTCCATGTCAAAGAGTGTTGATGTGGCAGGTATCGCCATAGCAATCAAGATAAAGAAGGGAATGATGGTCCAGATAATTTCTACTGTGGTGCTTTCATGGAATTCTGCGGCTTTGTAGCCTCGTGATTTGCGATGGCGGATGATTGAATAGATCATAACGCTATATACCAGGATAGCAATGATGGTGCAGATCCAAAAAATGATCATATGCAAATCATAAATGCGCGCGCTTACGGATGATACACCTTGGGTCATATTCAAGGTGTAGTCAGCCCAGGTGCTACTGGAAAAGCCAAACGATAAAACTGCGCCCAAAAATACTTTTAAGGATTTCGTCCAAGTTAAGGACATGCCACGTTACTCCATTAGTGATGAATGCGCCTACAGCCATTATTATGACTGACTACAAGATTGATGCGCGTACTTTACCTTGCTTTAGGTCAAATCGGAATAGGCTATCATGAACTGGCGACTCTTTTAAGAGCTACGATAAAATCCAATCTACTAACTATTTCTGTTTGCCTTGCGATATGAATGCACCCACACAATCAGAGTGGAAAGTATACCAGCTAATCACATGCTGAATAGTATTCATGTTTTTTAAGAGTGAGGGATAATTTGAATGTAATCTAGCTATACATTACTTATAAAGTGCATTCCACAGAAATCTTTTCTTTGCTTTCCAAACAGAAAGCAGTAAGCGCATTGCCCCATACACAACCAGAATCTAGCGCATAGATATTGTTAACGGGACATTGGCCTTGTAAGGCAGCCCAATGTCCAAAGAGTATTTTTTCTTGAATGGGAATGCGTTGTGGCAAAGAGAACCAAGGCAGGAGTGAGGATAAAGGACTCATGCTAGATTCTTTGAGAGAAAAATCTAAGCCCCCGTTTGTATCACAAAATCGCATGCGCGTGAAAGCATTAATGATAAAACGAATTCTGTCCCACCCGGTCAGATCTTCATACCAGTAGGAAGGTTCATTACCATACATGTGCGCTAAAAGCGCAATTAGATTATTTTGTAAACAATCTTCAACTTCTCGTGCACAAGCTTTGGCTCTATTTAAATCCCATAGTGGATAAACACCGGCATGACACAAAATATAGCCTTGTGTTTCATCATGAAAAAGTAAAGGCTTTTTGCTTAGCCATTCGATTAATTCCTTTGCATTGGGTGCCTTGAGTATTTCTGCATAGGTATCCCCTGGTTTAGGTTGGATGATGTCGTAATAGGCAGCTAAGAGGGTGAGATCATGGTTGCCTAATACACAAACGGTATTTTCAGGTAAGGATTTTATGAATTCTAAAGTTGCAAGTGATTCATTGCCCCTATTAATGAGATCGCCTGTAAACCAAAGCCTATCGTGTTGGGGGTGATAATTAATTTTTGCGAGTAATTGCATGAGTGGAGAAAGACAGCCTTGTACGTCTCCAATTGCATAGGTTGCCATATTTTAATGCACAAGTTCTGGCATAGCGAGACGAAAAGGCTGGATGATTGCATCAAAAGTGACGCCATCTTCTGTGATCATCTCATAGCTGCCTTGCATGGTGCCAACGGGGGTTGAGAGCAAGGTGCCACTGGTATAGCGAAAGAAGCGCCCAGGTTGTATGAGAGGTTGTTCGCCAATAACGCCTTTACCATGTACTTCTTGTACTTTGCCATTTGCATCCGTGATAATCCAATGTCTAGTAAGTAATCTTGCTGGGACATTACCACGATTGCTGATCGTGATTGTGTAGCTAAATGCAAAGCGTGCTTGGCTTGCATCAGAATGTTCTGATAGAAACTCTGCAAGTGCAGTAACTTGGATGATATGAGAAGTTGGCATATGTGATGTAACTATATTGAATTTATTTTCCTCAGGATACGATTTAGGTTGCTCTTTTGCAACACGCTTTATTTATAGTATTTATCAGGACAGCCAAGATAAGTTAATTGTCTTATATTTTTTAGATTAAATGATTGTTTACGAATAGCGCTATTTAGCTATGATTTAGCTTCATGCGATCACCTAAGCAATCACCTAAGAATTCGTTGTCTTTGCTGTCGCTTCTTGTCTGGTATTTTATTGTCACTCTAATGAATATTGATGGTTGGGTAGCCTGAATATTTATAGAATTAGATTACTGATACGCACATAATCTTCGACAGAAAGTGTTTCTGCTCTTTGTTGTGGATCGATCTCTATGGCAATTAATTGAGATTTAGAGATAAACGCATGCAAGGCATTGCTGATGGTTTTACGGCGTTGCTGAAAAGCTGCATTTACAATATTTTTAAAAGCACTGTAATTAAGTGCAATATCATCGCGTTGATAAGGTGTTAATCTTACAACTGAAGAATTTACTTTAGGTGGTGGCGTGAAAGCACTGGGTGGAATGTGAAAAAGAGACTGTACTTTGCAGTGATATTGTACCATAACAGAGAGACGACCATAGGTTTTATCACCGGGGGGCGCTGCCATTCTGTCTACCACTTCTGTTTGTAATAAGAACAACATATCTTGGACATGGTCTTTGAATTCTAAAAAATGAAAAATAAGCGGAGTAGAAATATTGTAGGGCAAATTACCAAAAATTCTTATTTTTCTTTCGTCTCTAATCAGGTTGTTAAAATCAAAATCTAAAGCGCTTTGGCCATGAACCGTTAATTTATGTGTTTCAAAATTGAGTGTTAAATATTCAATAAAACGCTTGTCGATTTCCACTACGTGTAAATGATTGCAATGTGGCAGAACGACTTTGGTTAAAGCGCCCATGCCTGGTCCCACTTCTACAAGTAGATCGTTCTCTTGAGGTGCTAAAGCATTTAAGATCTTCTCAAGATAGTGAATATTGTTTAATAAATGTTGACCAAAATGTTTAAGGGGGCGATAAGAAGACATAAAAATTACTTAATAAGTTGATGAGTTAATTCAAGCGCACGCAATAGACTATTGGGGCGTGCTTTTCCGCTACCAGCCAAGGAAAGTGCTGTTCCGTGATCGACGGAAGTTCTTAAAAAAGGTAAGCCAAAAGTAATGTTGACCAGCTCTTCAAAATAAAGTGCTTTCATGGGAGTTAAGCCTTGATCGTGGTACATGGCAACATAGGCATCAAAATACTGGCGATTTTCCTGAGAGAAAGCAGTGTCAGCCGATAAAGGGCCGGTTAAAGCAAGACCTTGTTGTTTCAATTTTTCGATAACAGGCAGCATGAGATCTTGCTCTTCATGGCCGATATTGCCATTTTCACCTGCATGTGGGTTTAGACCTAAAATAGCGATATTGGGTTTAGCTTTTTGAAAATGGCTTTGCATGCCAGTGTGCAATTGTAAAATAACCTTTTCTAATCGCTGCGGCGTGATATGAGCAGCCACTTTATTCAAAGGGAGGTGCGTGGTTACGAGTGCCATTAAACAATCCGCACTATGAAAGACCATTAAGGTATCTTTGACTTGGCTGCATTGGCCTAAATATTCTGTGTGCCCTGAAAAAGGTTGACCGCTTTCATTTAACAGTGCTTTATGCACAGGTGCGGTAACCATGGCTTGAACCTTTTTTTCCAAACAGAGATCGGCTGCGCGTTTTAGCATCTCTAATACATAAGGTGCATTATGGATATTCAAGCTTCCAGCAACACAGTTATCGCGCAGTGAGATAGGGTAGATCGCAATGTGACCATTGCCGTTTGCCCTGCTAGCAGTGGTATTGTCTAGATTAGTTTTGTAAAAGCTAAGATCTAAGTTGAGTTGTGTTGCTCGAGCTTTCAATAAATCTTCATCGCCCATCAAGATAACTTCAATGGGCAGGCGATGAAAGGCTGCATGCAACGCAACATCAGGTCCAATACCGGCAGGTTCGCCGGTTGTAATGATAATTCGGGGGCAATCCTGCATGGATAATTACAAATACACTTTAACAAAGGCTTCATCGCGCAACTGGTTTTGCCAGGCTTGCAATTTTTCTTCAAATTTTCTTTGTTGTAGCATTTCTCGTGCTCTCATTTTGAGCGCGTTGTCACTGTCATTCACCGTCTTTTTATCTAAGACTTGTAAAATATGCCATCCGAAAGGACTTTGAAAAGGTTCACTGATTTCTGCGAGTGGCATGTTTTCCATGACTTTGCTGAATTCAGGCACTAATACATCTTTGGTAACCCAGCCGAGGTTTCCGCCTTTCATGCTAGAGGCTAAATCATTAGAATGGGTTTTAGCCAATGCTTCAAAATCATCGCCAGCTTGGATTTGCTGTTTGATAACGTTGAGTTTCGTTTTAGCTTCTTTATCAGAAACATAATCATTGGTTTGCACTAAAATATGGCGTACCTGATATTTGGTTACATGTATTATCGCGTCATTAGATTGACGTTTATCTAAGAGCTTAATGATATGAAATCCACTGGGGCTTTTTATGGGATTGGCCAATTCGCCTTGTTTTAAGCTTGGTACAATATTCACAAATAAGGTGGGTAGTTCACCTTGTTTGCGCCACCCTAAATCACCACCTTTAAGTGCCAGTTCGCCTCTGGAAGTTTTGAGTGCCAGATCGTGAAAGTCCGCGCCTTCTTTGAGTTTGGTCATGACATCTGTAGCGTTGCGTTCTGCTTCATCTAGCTCTTCGGGGGAAGGATTTTCTGACACGGGGATTAGGATATGTCCCAAATGGTATTCATAAGACATAGCACCCAAACCATTGGGGGCATTTAAAAATTGTTGTAATTCTTGATCAGAGATTTGAATACCTTGGTAAATATCACGTTGTTGCAGTTGCTGTATCGTAAGTTGGCGTCGAATGGTTTGGCGATATAGTTCGTATTCGATACCTTCTTCTTCTAATTTATGGCTAAATTCAGAGAGTGTTAAATGATTGTCTTTAGCAATGTTGCTAATGATTTGGCTTAACATAGGCTCATCGATTTGTATGCCAGAACGTTCAGCCATCTGTAATTGGATTTCTTGTAAAATAAGGTGTTCAAGTACTTGTTTGGTCAGTGCGGCTTGGTCTTGAGGATGTTGTCCTTGTGCCATTAAATTTTGATGAAATAATTTGACTTGCTTGGTGAGCTCGCTTTGCGTAATGATTTTGTCATTGACAACAGCCGCAACCTTATCCAATGGTGCGACAGACGCGGTGCTGGGTGTTGCAAAAGCAAGCATACAAAGAAGGCAAACAATCTTACGCATTTTTATGTCCTACAAAATAAAACCTGAAAATTATAATACAAATACCATAAAAACAAAAAATTTTGCCCCACTGGAGGGCGCTCAAAACTTAAAAGTCGATGGGTCTATCAGTCTGTTGTGAGTCACCCAACTTTCTTTTGCTTTGGTTGACCTGTGGTAAGCTAACGCGTTCTGATAGAGGCACAAAGCCAGGTATTTTCTGCTTTAATTTGCGATCAGGTTGGTTAAATCCAACACTACTTAAGCCCTTAAAGACGAATTGTAGCATGATTTGGTTCGCATATTCTCGCCCTAAGAGCGCATTACCGAGTTGACGATATCGGCTCATGACGAGCTGAGTGGCAAAACAGCAGCTATTGTATTCAAGCCCGCCCAAAAGCTCCACGAATTGATCAAATTGAAAATCATAGTGAAAGCGGGTTAATAAATTAAATTGATAAGAAAGTGGAATCAATAGTGAGATATCGCCTTGATTTAATTTACCTAAAGTGTCTGCTCTTAAGTCTAAGTTTTTATTATCTTTACGGGTAAAGTAATAATTTAGATTAAAGAGCGCGTTATCACTGATTTTTGATTGAAAGAAAAGCGAGGCTTGCTGAATAAATTCAGCATTCATTCCCCATTCTATAAAAGCCCCTGATTGCCAGTTTTGTGGAGAAGAGAACACAATTTCACTCAATAAGTTTGAATGTCTTACGGATGTGCGATTGATATCAGATTGACTGCAAAATTGAGAAGGGGAAATACCATCACAGATTTCAACTTTTTCATCTTTAAAGTAGAAAATTTCACCGATCCCAAAACGAAGCCATTCAAAATTATTCTGTTTGTCTAAAATGCTGGAGTTCACGCTCAGAGAAAGTTGATTGGCTTCATTTAAGCGATCTTTACCACTAAAGCGATTGTATCTGAACAATTGCGCATAGCTAAATTGAATGACGCCACTATCAAAATTGGGAAAGTAATTTTGATTTCGATAAGGGATATAAACATAAAAGGCGCGTGGTGTTAATGTTTGTATAAAATCAAAATGATGTAGTTGTAATGGACGCTCAAAATAGAGCTTTCCATCTATGGTATAAATAGGTGCAATGCGATTTGGATTATGGTTAAAACTATTACCATTTTCAAAGGTTTCTGATGGTAATTTCAAATCATAGGATAAAAGATCGAGATAGACGCTGGGATTAAGCTCTCCCCAAGCGCGTCGAATAGGATAGCTTAAAGAAGGTTGTAGATAATAACGTTTGCCTTCTGCTTTGCTTTGAGAAGAAGCAGGAGCGCTTGGATAGATAAATTGCACTGCTTCACCAGATAAGTTGAAATACAAAGATTTCCAAATATTTGGATATAGCGCTTCAAATAACCATTGTGGCTGCCTGCGATAAATTTCTTCTACAATGCCACCTTTATAGGCTTGTAATACTTGATACTCTTCTGTTCTAAAGGTATGGATCCAATGTTGTCCTTCATACAGTAATTGTACACGTTGCGGTAAATGTAAAGTGCTGGTTGTATGAATGTCATTTCCAAGGTCAACAAAAAAATTATCATCACTGACGCGGTGGTAATTAATATCCGCCGACCAAGATGTGCCTATTTGTAGGTGATGATTAAAGCCTAAACCTAGCCTATAGTTATGATCTTGTATGCCCTTAATACGTGGATCGATGGTCGTATAGCCACTGGGAATGGTTTGTAAGGTTTCTTCACGAAAAATTCTATAAGCGTTATCGTTTGGTAAATAATCTAAATAAAACTCACCATTTGTGCGTTTACTTAGATAGCGAAGATGAGATTGTAGCCCTGCGCCTCGTTTGGCAAAACCTTGTATGCCAAGCGTGAGATCATAATTAGGTGCCAAGTTAAAGTAGTAAGGAATCGTAAATGACAGACCTGATTGGCTAGAGCTTGAATAAGAGGGAAATAAAAAGCCACTGTGGCGTTGGTTATCAATTGGATAATTCAGATAGGGCCAGTAAAAAATAGGCACATTTTTAGATTTTAAATAGATGTGCTTTGCCTTGGCTCGACCTTGCCTAGGATAAAGTGCAATCTCGCGTGCATTGAGCTGCCAGCTTTGGTGAGTGGGTGGGCAGGTTGTGAAGTTAGAATGGTGCAAGACTACTTTTTTCTGCCCAAATATTTCAATAGATTGCGCTTGGGCGCGTGCATGTCGTGGATACCATCTAAAGTCACCACAGCTTAATTGCAAGTATTCATCTTCATTGTTATAAAAAGCCTTGTCTGCCCATATGCCCATATTAGGTTGATGAAAACTAAGGTGTCCATCAGCAAGAACCGACCAATTCGTTGGGCTGCGTTTTAGGGTAAGCTTATCTGCGTGTAGCCAGCGTTGTCCTTGCTCTAAACTGACACCGTGTAAATAAGATTGGCCTTCCCAGAGAATATCACCCTTATCAAATTCAATATTAACAGGCATATTGGTTGGTTGGCTAAAATTTGTAATGGGTGGGTAAAAAGGTTTATAGTGCCCGCCACAGAGGTTGAATGGCTCTGTGCTTATTTCCCAGTCAGTTGGCGTAAGATTAAATTGGCAGCTTGAGGATCCATGTACAACGTGAAGCCAGCATTGTAAAAGAAACGCTAGTAAGTATATTAGCTTTTTTTGCAATCGAGCGCCTACTTCCATTATTTGTTTATCATTGGCTAGTTTAAGAGGGTGAAAGAAAGCCTAGCCTCTTTCAATGACATCAAGTACATAAGGTGGGTATATTTGCATAGTGACTCCTAGCTGTAAACTCAAATACACTCTAACATGTAGGTTAGGGCATTTAATCAAAAAAGATTAATACGATGAATGAAACAGATGATAAAACTAACATATTAAATAGTTGGCTTTTTAACTACTTGAAAGATGAACCAAAGAAGGTCTTTCCTTTAAAAGGTGATGCAAGCTTTAGGCAATATTATCGCGTGCAATCTGTGCATGGCAATTTAATTGCGATGGCCTCACCCAGTCTTTCTGAGCCCATTTTACCCTTTGTCTCTATTGCGAATAGTTGGTATAAGCAAGGTATCGCAGTTCCAAAAGTATTGCATTATAACTTGAAATTGGGTTTTGCACTGTTAAGTGATTTTGGTGATGTCCTCTTACAAGATACATTAGATAAGAGCACTGTCGATGCCTATTATAAAAATGCATTAGAATTGTTGCCTGCGATTCAAGCCTCTTCACGTACCAAAGATTATAATTATCCCTTATTTGATGAAAAGCATATTCATTTGGAGCTAAGCTATTTTAAAGAATGGTTTATCACTAAACTATTAGGGCTGGAAATGAGTGCCGCAGAGAGCAAAATGTTGGACGTATTTTTTGCGCAATTGGTTGATGCTTGCCTTCAACAACCACAAGTAGTGATACATCGTGATTATCATTCTCGAAATTTAATGGTCTTAGAAAATAATGCGCTTGGTATTTTAGATTTTCAAGATGCCATGTTAGGACCCATTACCTATGATGCTGTTTCTTTATTAAGAGATTGTTATATTGATTGGCCGCTCGCTTCCGTGTATCGATGGCTCACGCATTTTTATGAAGTGTATTATGAATCACAGCTTGAAAAGCATTCTTTTCAGCAATTCCAAGAATGGTTTGATAAAGTCGGTTTGCAGCGTCACATTAAAGTATTAGGCATTTTTTCAAGACTTAAAATTCGAGATGGCAAAGCAGGTTATTTGAAGGATATCCCTAGAATATTAAATTATGTTTTGCAAGTAACAGCACAGTATCCAGCGTTGCAGCACTTTGAACAGTGGTTTATCACACGCATTATTCCATGTTGGGAAGAATATTTTGTAAGCATGACGGCATCCTCACAGGATTTGGCATATCAGCAAGCAGGGAGCGCTTAAATCATGAAAGCAATGATTCTTGCTGCTGGTCGTGGTTCAAGATTACGCCCCTTAACAGATAGTTGTCCCAAGCCTTTAATTAAGGTGCTTGCTAAGCCACTCATTGCCTATCATATTGAAAATCTTGCTGCTGTTGGCATTACAGATATCGTTATTAATCTGTCTTATTTAGGAGAGCAGATTATTGATTATGTTGGTACGGGGGAAAAATGGGGCGTGCATGTTTCCTACTCCAGAGAAGAACGGCTCTTAGAAGTGGGAGGAGGGATCTTTAATGCTTTGCCTTTATTAGGTCAAAAACCTTTTCTCGTTGTAAATGCAGATATCTGGACAGACTATGATTTCACAACGCTTCCCAAAGAGCCTGGTGGTCTTGCACATTTAGTGCTCGTTAAAAATCCTGCCCATCATTTGAATGGCGATTTTAGTCTAAGAGCAGATGGTATGATTGTTGCTGATCCCGCATTGTCTAAATATACCTATGCGGGCATCAGTGTGTTGCGTCCTGAGTTATTCTATGGTTGTCAGCCAGGTGGCATTTTCCCTCTAGCGCCCTTATTGGTGAATGCAATGAAAGAAGGCACCTTGGTGGGTGAATATTATGCAGGTATTTGGAATGATGTCGGCACGCTCGATCGCTTGCAAAATTTAGAAGCCGCATTGAATTATCACACAAC is part of the Candidatus Berkiella cookevillensis genome and harbors:
- a CDS encoding aminoglycoside phosphotransferase family protein; translation: MNETDDKTNILNSWLFNYLKDEPKKVFPLKGDASFRQYYRVQSVHGNLIAMASPSLSEPILPFVSIANSWYKQGIAVPKVLHYNLKLGFALLSDFGDVLLQDTLDKSTVDAYYKNALELLPAIQASSRTKDYNYPLFDEKHIHLELSYFKEWFITKLLGLEMSAAESKMLDVFFAQLVDACLQQPQVVIHRDYHSRNLMVLENNALGILDFQDAMLGPITYDAVSLLRDCYIDWPLASVYRWLTHFYEVYYESQLEKHSFQQFQEWFDKVGLQRHIKVLGIFSRLKIRDGKAGYLKDIPRILNYVLQVTAQYPALQHFEQWFITRIIPCWEEYFVSMTASSQDLAYQQAGSA
- the rsmA gene encoding 16S rRNA (adenine(1518)-N(6)/adenine(1519)-N(6))-dimethyltransferase RsmA gives rise to the protein MSSYRPLKHFGQHLLNNIHYLEKILNALAPQENDLLVEVGPGMGALTKVVLPHCNHLHVVEIDKRFIEYLTLNFETHKLTVHGQSALDFDFNNLIRDERKIRIFGNLPYNISTPLIFHFLEFKDHVQDMLFLLQTEVVDRMAAPPGDKTYGRLSVMVQYHCKVQSLFHIPPSAFTPPPKVNSSVVRLTPYQRDDIALNYSAFKNIVNAAFQQRRKTISNALHAFISKSQLIAIEIDPQQRAETLSVEDYVRISNLIL
- the apaG gene encoding Co2+/Mg2+ efflux protein ApaG, which translates into the protein MPTSHIIQVTALAEFLSEHSDASQARFAFSYTITISNRGNVPARLLTRHWIITDANGKVQEVHGKGVIGEQPLIQPGRFFRYTSGTLLSTPVGTMQGSYEMITEDGVTFDAIIQPFRLAMPELVH
- the coxB gene encoding cytochrome c oxidase subunit II, giving the protein MSLTWTKSLKVFLGAVLSFGFSSSTWADYTLNMTQGVSSVSARIYDLHMIIFWICTIIAILVYSVMIYSIIRHRKSRGYKAAEFHESTTVEIIWTIIPFFILIAMAIPATSTLFDMEDVSDSDLTIKVTGYRWYWHYDYLDEDISFFSRLTTPDDQVYNLVPKGEHYLLEVDNHLVVPVGKKIRFLIGSKDVIHSWWVPAFGVKKDAIPGFIRQIWTQIDVDKPGIYRGQCAELCGAKHGYMPIVVEAKPYDEYVKWLEEQKQKQAAASADEDKEWSYDELMVKGEKEYNMVCAMCHQASGKGLPPTFPSLVDSPIVRTKDQRIHHIRNVLYGKNAMPAFGEQLSDVQIAAIITYERNAWGHETKEMVQPQEVKEQRQKG
- the ctaD gene encoding cytochrome c oxidase subunit I translates to MSASTASHLHTKDDHDHHHGPRKGLMRWVLTTNHKDIGTLYLWLSFASFLIGGVLALLIRMELFKPGMQLVNPEFFNQLTTLHGLIMVFGAIMPAFVGLANWLLPIMLGAPDMALPRLNNWSFWILPFAFSMLLSTLFMEGSAPNFGWTFYAPLSTEYGPPSTDFFIFAIHMMGISSIMGAINVIATILNMRAPGMTLMKMPIFCWTWLITAFLLIAVMPVLAGAVTMMLTDRHFGTSFFSAGGGGDPIMFQHIFWFFGHPEVYIMILPAFGIISQILPTFSRKPLFGYASMVYATCAIALLSFTVWAHHMFTVGMPLAGELFFMYATMLIAVPTGVKVFNWAATMYRGSLSFETPMLFALAFIFLFTLGGFSGMMLSITPADFQYHDTYFVVAHFHYVLVPGALFSIFAAVYYWLPKWTGHYYSEILGKTHFWLSVISMNVTFFPMHFLGLAGMPRRIPDYALQFANFNQIASIGAFVFGASQVFFLYIVIKTIRNGKKATDQVWENAHGLEWTLPSPAPYHTFTTPPVVK
- a CDS encoding peptidylprolyl isomerase; this encodes MRKIVCLLCMLAFATPSTASVAPLDKVAAVVNDKIITQSELTKQVKLFHQNLMAQGQHPQDQAALTKQVLEHLILQEIQLQMAERSGIQIDEPMLSQIISNIAKDNHLTLSEFSHKLEEEGIEYELYRQTIRRQLTIQQLQQRDIYQGIQISDQELQQFLNAPNGLGAMSYEYHLGHILIPVSENPSPEELDEAERNATDVMTKLKEGADFHDLALKTSRGELALKGGDLGWRKQGELPTLFVNIVPSLKQGELANPIKSPSGFHIIKLLDKRQSNDAIIHVTKYQVRHILVQTNDYVSDKEAKTKLNVIKQQIQAGDDFEALAKTHSNDLASSMKGGNLGWVTKDVLVPEFSKVMENMPLAEISEPFQSPFGWHILQVLDKKTVNDSDNALKMRAREMLQQRKFEEKLQAWQNQLRDEAFVKVYL
- a CDS encoding LPS-assembly protein LptD, which gives rise to MQKKLIYLLAFLLQCWLHVVHGSSSCQFNLTPTDWEISTEPFNLCGGHYKPFYPPITNFSQPTNMPVNIEFDKGDILWEGQSYLHGVSLEQGQRWLHADKLTLKRSPTNWSVLADGHLSFHQPNMGIWADKAFYNNEDEYLQLSCGDFRWYPRHARAQAQSIEIFGQKKVVLHHSNFTTCPPTHQSWQLNAREIALYPRQGRAKAKHIYLKSKNVPIFYWPYLNYPIDNQRHSGFLFPSYSSSSQSGLSFTIPYYFNLAPNYDLTLGIQGFAKRGAGLQSHLRYLSKRTNGEFYLDYLPNDNAYRIFREETLQTIPSGYTTIDPRIKGIQDHNYRLGLGFNHHLQIGTSWSADINYHRVSDDNFFVDLGNDIHTTSTLHLPQRVQLLYEGQHWIHTFRTEEYQVLQAYKGGIVEEIYRRQPQWLFEALYPNIWKSLYFNLSGEAVQFIYPSAPASSQSKAEGKRYYLQPSLSYPIRRAWGELNPSVYLDLLSYDLKLPSETFENGNSFNHNPNRIAPIYTIDGKLYFERPLQLHHFDFIQTLTPRAFYVYIPYRNQNYFPNFDSGVIQFSYAQLFRYNRFSGKDRLNEANQLSLSVNSSILDKQNNFEWLRFGIGEIFYFKDEKVEICDGISPSQFCSQSDINRTSVRHSNLLSEIVFSSPQNWQSGAFIEWGMNAEFIQQASLFFQSKISDNALFNLNYYFTRKDNKNLDLRADTLGKLNQGDISLLIPLSYQFNLLTRFHYDFQFDQFVELLGGLEYNSCCFATQLVMSRYRQLGNALLGREYANQIMLQFVFKGLSSVGFNQPDRKLKQKIPGFVPLSERVSLPQVNQSKRKLGDSQQTDRPIDF
- the pdxA gene encoding 4-hydroxythreonine-4-phosphate dehydrogenase PdxA produces the protein MQDCPRIIITTGEPAGIGPDVALHAAFHRLPIEVILMGDEDLLKARATQLNLDLSFYKTNLDNTTASRANGNGHIAIYPISLRDNCVAGSLNIHNAPYVLEMLKRAADLCLEKKVQAMVTAPVHKALLNESGQPFSGHTEYLGQCSQVKDTLMVFHSADCLMALVTTHLPLNKVAAHITPQRLEKVILQLHTGMQSHFQKAKPNIAILGLNPHAGENGNIGHEEQDLMLPVIEKLKQQGLALTGPLSADTAFSQENRQYFDAYVAMYHDQGLTPMKALYFEELVNITFGLPFLRTSVDHGTALSLAGSGKARPNSLLRALELTHQLIK
- a CDS encoding symmetrical bis(5'-nucleosyl)-tetraphosphatase — translated: MATYAIGDVQGCLSPLMQLLAKINYHPQHDRLWFTGDLINRGNESLATLEFIKSLPENTVCVLGNHDLTLLAAYYDIIQPKPGDTYAEILKAPNAKELIEWLSKKPLLFHDETQGYILCHAGVYPLWDLNRAKACAREVEDCLQNNLIALLAHMYGNEPSYWYEDLTGWDRIRFIINAFTRMRFCDTNGGLDFSLKESSMSPLSSLLPWFSLPQRIPIQEKILFGHWAALQGQCPVNNIYALDSGCVWGNALTAFCLESKEKISVECTL